One window from the genome of Gopherus evgoodei ecotype Sinaloan lineage chromosome 2, rGopEvg1_v1.p, whole genome shotgun sequence encodes:
- the SFTPB gene encoding pulmonary surfactant-associated protein B, translating into MLELSMVGSRLLLLTLLCGGSALAGSPLAQQGCAEGPTFWCQSLATAMRCGAVKICAQAGWNQAAKEDMCTDCRQIITILTRMAKDSAFKDNIQNYLTHECTLLPLHTLVPQCQKVVDTYFTLFIACLEGQIKPASICGRLGLCPTDPSQDQSQDKCALQLLQGLRLDLPDGQTQGGHSKDLPFPLPLCWMCRSFISRIESTIPKGAIVKSMSQLCHLLPGIIGGRCQSLMEKYTTTMLDLILNKLGPRLICGMLLMCAMGENCSPEPPLVPLLAQSAECQACIAVMGLAKSTVQANSTVADVEVALLRACSGAHLGWQECKSFMERHWPQLPTLLPKVWDPQSMCQELGACEAGTGPALGPEGCMLGPAYWCSSLETAKQCQAVQHCQAHGWA; encoded by the exons ATGCTTGAGCTCAGCATGGTTGGGTCCCGGCTCCTTCTGCTCACCCTACTCTGCGGAGGCTCAG CCCTGGCTGGGAGCCCGTTGGCCCAGCAGGGCTGTGCCGAGGGCCCAACGTTCTGGTGCCAGAGCCTGGCGACGGCCATGCGGTGTGGTGCGGTGAAGATCTGTGCCCAGGCTGGGTGGAACCAGGCTGCTAAG GAGGACATGTGCACGGACTGCAGGCAAATCATCACCATCCTGACCCGCATGGCCAAAGATTCAGCCTTCAAG gaCAACATCCAGAACTACCTGACCCACGAGtgcaccctgctgcccctgcacacCCTGGTGCCACAGTGCCAGAAGGTGGTGGACACATACTTCACTCTCTTCATCGCCTGCCTGGAAGGGCAGATC AAACCCGCCTCCATCTGCGGCAGGCTAGGCCTGTGCCCCACGGACCCGTCACAGGACCAGAGCCAGGACAAGTGTGCTCTCCAGCTGCTGCAAGGTCTCCGCCTGGACCTTCCCGATGGTCAGACCCAG GGAGGCCACAGCAAGGACCTGCCGTTCCCACTCCCGCTGTGCTGGATGTGCCGCTCCTTCATCAGCCGGATAGAGTCCACCATCCCCAAG GGGGCCATCGTCAAGTCCATGTCACAACTCTGCCATCTCCTGCCGGGCATCATCGGTGGCAGGTGCCAGTCCCTGATGGAGAAATACACCACCACCATGCTGGACCTGATCCTCAACAAGCTGGGCCCACGACTGATCTGCGGGATGCTCCTCATGTGCGCCATGGGGGAGAACTGCAGCCCAG AGCCACCCTTGGTGCCGCTCCTTGCCCAGAGCGCCGAGTGCCAGGCCTGCATTGCTGTCATGGGCCTGGCGAAGTCGACCGTGCAGGCGAACAGCACTGTGGCAGATGTGGAGGTGGCTCTGCTCAGGGCCTGCAGTGGTGCCcacctgggctggcaggag tGCAAGAGCTTCATGGAGCGGCACTGGCCCCAGCTGCCGACCTTGCTGCCAAAGGTCTGGGACCCCCAGAGCATGTGCCAG GAACTGGGCGCGTGTGAGGCTGGAACGGGCCCTGCTCTTGGACCCGAGGGCTGCATGCTGGGACCAGCCTACTGGTGCTCCAGCCTGGAGACTGCCAAGCAGTGCCAG GCTGTGCAGCACTGCCAGGCCCATGGCTGGGCATAG